One window of Paenibacillus sp. FSL K6-3182 genomic DNA carries:
- a CDS encoding outer spore coat protein CotE — MTIADKQLQYREIITKAVCGKGRKFSTVTHTVTPPHNPTSILGAWIINHQYEAVRSGDGIEVIGTYDINIWYSYSKNSQTDVAKESVHYVEHVNLSYVDPKHRPSTVEVSAEVVQEPNCIEANISSNGSGVVIRVEREFSVELVAETKVCVAVLPGGCDDLDGKDLEFSLGDNDYEDLDPDLLDDEL, encoded by the coding sequence ATGACTATTGCAGATAAACAGCTACAATACAGAGAAATAATTACGAAAGCTGTCTGCGGCAAAGGTCGTAAGTTTTCCACTGTAACCCATACCGTAACGCCGCCTCATAATCCAACCAGTATTCTGGGAGCATGGATCATCAACCATCAGTATGAAGCGGTTCGTTCGGGCGACGGCATTGAGGTAATTGGTACTTACGATATCAACATTTGGTATTCGTACAGCAAAAACTCGCAAACAGACGTAGCTAAGGAATCCGTGCATTACGTCGAGCATGTCAATCTATCCTATGTAGACCCGAAACATCGGCCTTCTACGGTGGAAGTGTCAGCCGAGGTAGTTCAGGAGCCAAACTGTATCGAAGCGAATATTTCTTCGAACGGTTCTGGCGTCGTGATTCGTGTAGAGCGTGAGTTTTCGGTGGAGCTAGTCGCCGAGACTAAGGTTTGTGTAGCGGTTCTTCCAGGCGGTTGCGACGACCTGGACGGCAAGGATTTGGAATTCAGCCTCGGCGATAATGATTATGAGGATTTGGATCCAGATCTGCTGGACGATGAGTTGTAA
- a CDS encoding aromatic acid exporter family protein: MGIRIIKTALAAIAAIYTAVYLGLEPPLGAGILAILGVEVTRMKGIKSAFVRFIASVLGLFFASLIFTVFGFHIWAVAIFILITFPILSRFQLKDGIVTSSVIVFHLFNRAEVTTDIIGNEIMLLFAGLGWATIVNIIYMPKDEHQLSFFRSSIEQNFAVIFQEMSLTLRDPSHIWNGGEILEAYNAIEEGAQRSVRNRENRLWGQEQYWSTYFEMRRQQLESIQQMMVKLAFVYEKFPQAIMIADLFDQLSSDVKSDVYKGSVGERLLELSRLFQAMELPKTRDEFEVRASLLMLLRELERYLGIAKRLKKRKVMTSELRP, from the coding sequence ATGGGCATTCGTATTATCAAAACGGCGTTGGCCGCCATTGCAGCCATTTATACCGCAGTCTATCTCGGATTGGAGCCGCCGCTTGGCGCCGGCATTCTTGCCATACTTGGCGTTGAAGTGACGAGGATGAAGGGGATTAAGAGCGCATTTGTGCGATTTATCGCTTCTGTGCTCGGACTTTTTTTTGCTTCGCTAATCTTTACTGTATTTGGTTTTCACATTTGGGCAGTTGCTATATTCATTCTCATTACTTTTCCAATATTGTCGCGCTTCCAATTGAAGGATGGCATCGTTACAAGCTCGGTTATCGTATTCCACCTTTTCAATCGGGCAGAGGTGACAACCGATATTATTGGAAACGAAATTATGCTCTTATTTGCAGGTTTGGGATGGGCAACCATCGTGAACATCATTTATATGCCTAAGGATGAGCATCAACTTAGCTTCTTTCGTTCTTCAATTGAGCAAAACTTTGCCGTCATCTTTCAAGAAATGTCGCTGACGCTGCGAGATCCATCGCATATATGGAACGGCGGCGAAATTTTGGAAGCCTATAACGCGATTGAGGAAGGAGCCCAGCGCTCCGTTCGCAATCGCGAAAATCGGCTTTGGGGCCAAGAGCAATATTGGTCCACTTATTTTGAAATGAGACGTCAGCAGCTCGAATCCATCCAGCAAATGATGGTTAAGCTTGCTTTCGTATATGAAAAGTTTCCTCAAGCGATTATGATCGCAGATTTGTTTGATCAGCTGTCTAGCGATGTGAAATCAGATGTTTATAAAGGCAGCGTCGGAGAGCGGCTGCTAGAGCTGTCTCGATTATTTCAAGCGATGGAGCTGCCAAAAACAAGAGATGAGTTCGAGGTTCGCGCTTCGCTACTCATGCTTTTAAGGGAGCTTGAACGGTATTTAGGCATCGCGAAGCGATTAAAAAAAAGAAAAGTCATGACGTCCGAACTTCGACCATAG
- a CDS encoding ABC transporter permease, producing MGELHTRFKEHKRRITAAVITTQFVLLLLFIGLWEAAGRKNWIDPLLFSYPSKMFLQLWKTMADGSIWPHVGMTVTETVVGFLLGTILGTAIAALLWWFPFLSRVFDPYLVVLNSMPKVALGPIFIVGLGPGFMSIVAITLSITVIITILNIYNRFREIDTGYIKVVRLFGASRLQLFKLVILPGSFPVIISTLKVNVGLAWIGVIVGEFLVAKLGLGYLIIYGFQVFNFTLVLSSLIVIAVVATVMYQLVAMLERKLTEGWRER from the coding sequence ATGGGCGAGCTGCACACTCGGTTCAAGGAACACAAACGGCGTATTACAGCTGCGGTCATCACAACACAGTTTGTGCTGCTGCTCCTGTTTATCGGTCTATGGGAAGCAGCTGGGCGCAAAAATTGGATTGATCCCTTGCTGTTCAGCTATCCCTCCAAGATGTTTCTACAGCTTTGGAAGACGATGGCGGACGGCTCCATATGGCCCCATGTTGGCATGACCGTGACAGAAACCGTCGTAGGTTTCTTGCTTGGTACGATTTTAGGCACTGCGATTGCCGCTTTGCTATGGTGGTTCCCATTTCTATCTCGTGTATTCGATCCTTATTTGGTCGTCCTCAATAGTATGCCAAAAGTGGCGCTTGGACCTATTTTTATCGTTGGACTTGGACCAGGCTTTATGTCGATCGTTGCTATTACGCTATCGATAACTGTCATTATAACGATTTTGAACATTTATAATCGATTTCGTGAGATTGACACCGGTTATATTAAGGTGGTAAGGCTGTTTGGTGCTTCCAGACTGCAATTGTTTAAGCTAGTAATTTTGCCGGGTTCTTTTCCAGTTATTATTTCAACGTTGAAAGTTAATGTCGGGCTAGCGTGGATCGGCGTCATCGTTGGTGAGTTTCTCGTCGCAAAGCTAGGTTTAGGTTATTTAATAATATATGGCTTCCAAGTATTCAATTTCACATTAGTGTTATCAAGCTTGATTGTGATCGCTGTTGTCGCTACGGTTATGTATCAGTTAGTTGCAATGCTGGAGAGAAAGTTGACTGAGGGTTGGCGCGAGCGTTAG
- a CDS encoding ABC transporter ATP-binding protein, with amino-acid sequence MMDVPVLELQQLSHVYVNEKGASLAVEQIELTVNRGEFISLVGPSGCGKTTVLSLLAGLFPPTKGQVLLNGERVVGPSPKVGYMLQQDYLFPWRSIKENAAIGLEISGRKSEKALQAVDELLVELGLPESGRKYPHELSGGMRQRVALARTLATEPEVLLLDEPFSALDLHIKLQLEDLVHQTLKRLGKTAVLVTHDLAEAAAMSDRVIVLGRNPGHIRCEVEIPEEIRQATPMAARKLPDFQQLFDRLWEELDEDDMEGGGNGG; translated from the coding sequence ATGATGGATGTACCCGTGCTTGAGCTGCAGCAATTATCACATGTATATGTGAATGAAAAAGGAGCCTCCCTCGCGGTCGAACAAATTGAGCTGACGGTTAACCGCGGGGAGTTTATCAGCTTGGTTGGTCCTAGCGGCTGCGGCAAGACGACGGTGCTTAGTCTGTTAGCCGGCTTGTTTCCACCGACTAAGGGGCAAGTACTGCTAAATGGTGAGCGGGTTGTGGGACCTTCGCCCAAGGTAGGCTACATGCTGCAGCAAGATTATTTATTTCCATGGCGTTCTATCAAAGAAAATGCCGCAATTGGACTTGAAATAAGCGGACGCAAATCAGAAAAGGCGCTTCAAGCGGTAGATGAGCTGTTAGTTGAGCTTGGGCTGCCGGAATCCGGGCGCAAATACCCTCATGAACTATCAGGTGGAATGAGGCAGCGAGTCGCACTTGCAAGAACTTTAGCTACAGAGCCGGAAGTGCTTCTGCTCGATGAGCCTTTCTCAGCACTTGATTTGCATATCAAGCTTCAACTTGAGGATTTGGTTCATCAGACATTGAAGAGACTTGGCAAAACAGCGGTTCTCGTCACACATGATTTGGCAGAAGCTGCTGCAATGAGTGACCGTGTTATCGTGCTAGGCAGAAACCCCGGACATATTCGATGTGAAGTGGAAATACCGGAAGAGATTCGTCAAGCAACCCCGATGGCGGCTCGCAAGCTCCCAGACTTTCAACAATTGTTTGATCGCTTATGGGAGGAGCTTGATGAGGACGACATGGAAGGGGGTGGAAATGGTGGATGA
- a CDS encoding ABC transporter substrate-binding protein, translated as MKKRMVLTMLLAAVLVMISVLAGCGKGDSGNVKIRIGEVTRSLFYAPEYVAVAKGFFKEEGLDVELTTTPGGDKTMTALLSNAIDVALVGSETSIYVYQQGTDDPIINFAQLTQTDGTFLVAREADANFDWNNLKGKVFLGQRKGGMPQMAGEFALKKLGIDPKADLELIQNVDFANIPAAFASGTGDYVQLFEPTASIFEKEGKGHVVASFGEESGHLPYTVFMAKKSYINKNKKAIQSFTNAVHKAQLWVKDNNAEAIADVVLPYFENVDRDILISSIDRYKKQGSFATDPIIDEGEWNNLLDVITSAGELQKRTEHSEIVDTSFAEKAIEAVK; from the coding sequence ATGAAAAAACGAATGGTATTGACGATGCTGCTCGCCGCAGTGCTAGTCATGATAAGTGTACTGGCTGGATGCGGGAAAGGCGATTCAGGCAATGTGAAGATTCGTATCGGCGAAGTAACGCGCTCATTATTTTATGCACCAGAATACGTAGCTGTCGCAAAAGGCTTTTTTAAAGAGGAAGGGCTCGATGTGGAATTAACGACTACGCCGGGCGGTGACAAAACGATGACGGCATTGCTCTCGAATGCGATCGACGTTGCATTGGTGGGATCGGAAACGTCCATTTATGTGTATCAGCAGGGGACGGATGATCCGATCATTAATTTTGCCCAATTGACTCAAACCGATGGTACTTTCCTTGTAGCTAGAGAGGCTGATGCAAACTTCGATTGGAACAATTTAAAAGGCAAAGTATTCCTTGGCCAAAGAAAAGGCGGAATGCCGCAGATGGCCGGCGAGTTTGCGTTAAAGAAGCTTGGCATCGATCCGAAAGCGGATTTGGAGCTGATTCAAAACGTTGATTTTGCAAACATACCTGCAGCCTTCGCATCGGGTACTGGCGATTATGTCCAGCTATTTGAACCGACAGCTTCGATTTTTGAGAAGGAAGGCAAGGGGCATGTGGTCGCATCATTTGGTGAGGAAAGCGGTCACCTTCCTTACACGGTGTTTATGGCTAAGAAAAGCTATATCAACAAAAACAAAAAAGCTATTCAATCGTTCACGAACGCTGTTCATAAAGCGCAGCTCTGGGTTAAAGACAACAATGCAGAAGCAATTGCCGATGTTGTGCTGCCATATTTTGAAAATGTGGATCGCGATATTCTTATCAGCTCCATTGACCGTTACAAAAAACAAGGCTCGTTCGCTACAGATCCAATCATTGATGAAGGGGAATGGAACAACCTTCTTGACGTTATTACGAGCGCGGGAGAACTTCAGAAGCGTACCGAGCATAGTGAAATTGTAGATACTAGCTTTGCCGAAAAAGCAATCGAAGCAGTGAAATAA
- a CDS encoding carboxypeptidase M32, translating into MSTKHTEALQNFRETIRKISSYEEALGVLYWDLRTGAPRKGMDNRSEVIGVLSGDHFKLATSPELGENLSTLEDRSVYSELSEIDQRLVAETRKEYDRSIKIPPKLYQEYVVLSSQSESKWEEAKENNDYASFQPYLEKVISYTNQFIDLWGPKETRYDTLLDQYEPGMTVAELDRVFGGLREQLVPLAAAIANSPHQPDTSFLKQNYDKSSQKAFSLYILEQMGYNFEAGRLDESAHPFATGLNPGDVRITTRYLEDDVTSALFGTIHEGGHALYEQNIMEELIGTTLCTGTSMGIHESQSRFWENVIGRSRPFWNRYFGELQQRFPGQLDVSVDQFYRGNNVVQPSLVRIEADELTYNLHIIIRYEIEKLIFNGGAKAADLPAIWNEKYKEYLGVTPQNDAEGVLQDVHWSGGAFGYFPSYSLGNMYAAQIADTMERDLQGFWGSVEKGNLLPIKQWLSERIYKYGKLRTPSELIQSVTGKPLDPQHLVAYLTKKYTDIYKL; encoded by the coding sequence ATGTCTACAAAACATACGGAAGCTCTGCAAAATTTCAGAGAAACCATTCGCAAAATTTCGAGCTATGAGGAAGCACTCGGAGTTCTATATTGGGATTTGCGCACAGGCGCTCCGCGCAAAGGAATGGATAATCGCTCAGAAGTCATTGGCGTGTTATCCGGCGATCATTTTAAGCTCGCTACATCACCTGAACTAGGAGAAAATCTGTCCACACTGGAGGATCGTTCTGTATACTCAGAGCTCAGTGAAATCGATCAGCGTTTAGTTGCGGAAACTCGCAAGGAGTACGATCGCAGCATCAAAATACCACCAAAGCTATATCAAGAATATGTGGTGTTATCCTCGCAATCCGAAAGCAAATGGGAAGAAGCGAAGGAAAACAATGATTATGCAAGCTTCCAGCCCTATTTGGAGAAGGTCATTTCCTATACAAATCAATTTATTGACCTTTGGGGACCGAAAGAGACTCGTTATGATACGCTTCTTGATCAATATGAACCGGGCATGACCGTTGCTGAACTTGACCGAGTGTTTGGCGGTTTACGCGAGCAGCTCGTACCACTAGCAGCAGCGATCGCTAACTCGCCGCATCAGCCAGATACATCATTTCTGAAGCAAAACTATGATAAATCGTCTCAAAAAGCATTTAGTCTATACATATTGGAGCAAATGGGCTACAACTTTGAAGCAGGCAGGCTCGATGAGAGCGCTCATCCATTCGCTACAGGACTTAATCCCGGTGATGTTCGAATTACGACAAGATATTTGGAGGACGATGTAACAAGTGCATTGTTCGGTACAATTCATGAAGGCGGTCATGCGCTTTATGAGCAAAATATTATGGAAGAGCTTATCGGCACAACACTTTGCACCGGAACTTCCATGGGGATTCACGAATCGCAATCCCGCTTCTGGGAAAATGTCATTGGCCGGAGCAGACCTTTCTGGAATCGTTATTTCGGCGAGCTACAACAACGTTTTCCTGGCCAGCTAGATGTGAGCGTTGATCAATTTTATCGTGGGAATAATGTTGTGCAGCCATCGCTAGTTAGAATAGAAGCAGATGAGCTGACTTATAATCTGCATATCATTATCCGCTATGAGATCGAGAAGCTTATATTTAATGGCGGCGCGAAAGCTGCTGATCTTCCAGCTATCTGGAATGAAAAATACAAAGAGTATTTAGGCGTGACTCCGCAAAATGATGCAGAAGGCGTTCTTCAAGATGTTCACTGGTCTGGTGGAGCTTTTGGTTATTTCCCTTCCTATTCACTTGGCAATATGTATGCGGCTCAAATCGCAGATACGATGGAGCGTGATCTGCAAGGTTTCTGGGGCAGTGTAGAAAAAGGGAATTTACTGCCGATTAAGCAATGGCTTAGCGAGAGAATTTACAAATACGGCAAGCTGAGAACGCCTTCTGAGCTTATCCAGAGCGTTACTGGCAAACCGCTTGATCCACAGCATTTGGTTGCTTATTTAACGAAAAAATATACAGACATCTACAAGCTGTAA
- a CDS encoding iron-sulfur cluster biosynthesis family protein has translation MHIIFSKAATDRLTPYLKEGKNQLKLLHDTEGCGCVVSGVPALQLISEPTVDDKLAQGDPLPFYYEPRHEIYYEPQLRVDYNEERSSFSLKSDSQIYTVNLRFLSGGAA, from the coding sequence ATGCATATCATTTTTTCCAAAGCAGCTACTGATCGGTTAACTCCTTATTTAAAAGAGGGGAAAAACCAATTAAAACTGCTTCATGATACAGAAGGATGCGGTTGTGTCGTTAGCGGCGTTCCTGCCCTTCAGTTGATTAGTGAGCCCACGGTGGACGACAAACTCGCACAAGGCGATCCTTTGCCCTTCTATTATGAACCTCGCCATGAAATATATTATGAACCCCAGCTGCGTGTTGATTACAATGAGGAACGAAGCAGCTTTAGCCTCAAGAGCGACAGCCAAATCTATACAGTAAACCTTCGTTTTCTAAGCGGAGGAGCAGCATGA
- a CDS encoding carbonic anhydrase: MNKIDEILNYNKEFVENRKYEKYSTSKYPNKRMVIVTCMDTRLTEMLPKAMNLKNGDAKIIKNAGAIVTQPFGNIMRSVLVALYELQADEVFVIGHSNCGMTGLNPELIIQHMEERGVSNETITTLKHSGLNLMRWLTGFDNVRDSVLNSVSIIRNHPLLPANILVHGLIIDSETGELELVDAATSQS, from the coding sequence ATGAACAAAATTGATGAAATTTTAAATTACAATAAAGAATTTGTTGAGAACCGGAAATACGAGAAATATTCCACGAGCAAATATCCAAACAAAAGAATGGTCATCGTTACTTGTATGGATACAAGGCTGACAGAAATGCTACCGAAAGCTATGAATCTCAAAAATGGCGATGCCAAAATCATTAAAAACGCTGGTGCTATCGTGACACAGCCTTTTGGCAATATTATGCGTAGTGTCCTTGTCGCATTATATGAGCTGCAAGCCGACGAAGTATTTGTCATCGGGCATAGCAATTGCGGAATGACTGGTCTCAACCCTGAACTCATCATTCAGCATATGGAAGAGCGTGGAGTTTCAAATGAGACGATTACAACCTTAAAGCATTCAGGCCTTAATCTGATGCGCTGGCTGACTGGCTTCGACAACGTCAGAGACAGTGTTCTAAACAGTGTAAGCATCATCCGCAATCACCCCCTGCTGCCTGCCAATATTTTAGTTCATGGATTGATTATTGATTCCGAAACTGGTGAACTAGAGCTTGTAGACGCTGCAACATCTCAATCGTAA
- a CDS encoding DUF309 domain-containing protein, whose protein sequence is MNSIGTSHLEVFMISFPKAYIAYLVEFHASRDYFECHELLEEYWKENPGDRFAETWVGLIQLAVGLYHERRGNVRGAVKMLTQADRRLSAAPLNELGLGKNSLQMQLSARLAYLQAEDETPYTDFNLQIVNEDVVLLCKQMCDQRGLIWGTTSPLDDEAIIHRHSKRDRSDVIAARLAAYEAKKRERSGMID, encoded by the coding sequence ATGAATTCGATTGGAACAAGTCATTTGGAGGTTTTTATGATTTCTTTTCCGAAAGCGTATATTGCTTATTTAGTGGAGTTCCATGCATCCAGAGATTATTTCGAATGTCACGAGCTTCTGGAGGAGTACTGGAAAGAGAATCCCGGTGATCGATTTGCAGAAACTTGGGTTGGACTTATACAGCTGGCTGTTGGCCTCTATCACGAGCGCAGAGGCAATGTTCGCGGCGCAGTCAAAATGCTAACGCAAGCAGATCGCAGATTGTCTGCAGCCCCGCTTAATGAGCTTGGTTTAGGTAAGAATAGCTTGCAGATGCAATTAAGTGCAAGATTGGCTTATTTGCAGGCAGAGGACGAAACTCCCTATACAGATTTTAATTTGCAAATTGTAAACGAAGACGTCGTTTTATTGTGCAAGCAGATGTGTGATCAAAGAGGATTGATTTGGGGAACTACGAGCCCATTAGATGATGAAGCAATCATTCACAGGCATTCAAAAAGAGACAGATCTGATGTGATAGCAGCTAGGCTTGCAGCTTATGAAGCAAAAAAACGGGAACGTAGCGGTATGATAGATTAA
- a CDS encoding YxcD family protein, producing the protein MRIYTDEIINAICLHMSERRGVNPTDVEVQLSWEEEYGYTAEVWVKGRSQYIIEANILEAIEQYMFTQYNRRVFRSNITLDADEEFWADISD; encoded by the coding sequence GTGCGCATCTATACAGATGAGATTATAAACGCTATCTGCCTTCATATGTCTGAACGACGGGGAGTTAACCCTACCGATGTGGAAGTGCAGCTCTCATGGGAAGAAGAGTATGGGTATACGGCCGAGGTTTGGGTGAAGGGCCGCAGCCAGTACATCATTGAAGCGAATATCCTCGAGGCTATCGAGCAATATATGTTCACACAATATAATCGGCGCGTTTTCCGCTCCAACATTACGTTGGATGCAGATGAAGAATTTTGGGCAGACATTTCCGATTAG
- a CDS encoding glycosyl hydrolase family 18 protein, with amino-acid sequence MTATAGIADAAANQMTKFRVYQNDQVLREFTTEGQAISYAGKFGYSHVEKIADRAWVWDNFPRYKVYQNGQTLPKWEFSTYNQALSVAKNLTNVHIRDLENIGWSYQSYSKFKLYQGDNTRDNWSFLTLAAAKQEAKKWGNAHVIDLTTNKWVWGNQTAAQTKAQRAAAPVYQITVDGAPVEELPLYSYLLDAMNASYSISGSQVLNTATSMIVHSNVPAYLVKQNGAVVGSSISLDGAVQLAKKTPNAEVTFNEKVYWSGIPYLAVYQGYKKLRAFNTKTGAIAYAKGFANSTVQTSEGRKIFSNTKSLVYMGWNGSATSATIISHVANTQGLSIDSPTWFELSAADGSMIDTSDQVVVDTFKEQGIKVMPLVHNQFNKKMTTEFLKNNTAQQTFIKALVAKLTQLGVAGINLDFEEVAGTDRAAYTVFVTALSKAVHDKGMQISIDLPRGSLSWNDRTAYDHTALSAVVDTIIIMAYDEHWKGSEVPGSVAGLNWVEEGVKQFLSYGIPRNKLMLGIPFYVREWKLDSTNKLVSNRAIFMKEIPKLIADTNAQGEMDPESGQMKYKYTKDGFTYLFWAETENTVKARIDIAKTYDLAGVAAWRLGYENSDLWTMMLRNK; translated from the coding sequence ATGACAGCAACGGCAGGCATTGCAGATGCTGCAGCAAATCAAATGACAAAATTCCGTGTTTATCAAAATGACCAAGTGCTCCGTGAGTTCACTACGGAGGGCCAAGCGATTTCCTATGCTGGGAAATTCGGTTACAGTCATGTCGAGAAAATTGCCGATCGTGCTTGGGTATGGGATAACTTCCCTCGTTACAAGGTTTATCAGAACGGTCAAACTCTCCCGAAATGGGAGTTTAGCACTTACAATCAAGCATTATCTGTTGCTAAAAACCTAACTAACGTACATATCCGTGATCTTGAAAATATTGGCTGGAGTTATCAATCCTATTCCAAGTTCAAGCTTTATCAAGGCGACAACACTCGTGACAATTGGTCCTTCCTTACACTTGCTGCCGCTAAGCAGGAAGCCAAAAAATGGGGAAATGCCCATGTAATAGACTTAACAACGAACAAATGGGTTTGGGGAAACCAGACAGCTGCACAAACTAAAGCACAGCGCGCTGCTGCACCCGTCTATCAGATTACTGTGGATGGGGCACCTGTAGAAGAGTTACCGCTTTACTCCTACCTTCTCGATGCTATGAATGCCTCATACTCCATTTCTGGCAGTCAGGTATTAAATACAGCAACGAGTATGATCGTTCATTCGAATGTTCCTGCTTATTTAGTAAAACAAAATGGTGCCGTGGTCGGCTCTTCTATTAGCTTAGATGGGGCTGTACAGCTTGCGAAAAAAACACCAAATGCAGAAGTTACCTTTAATGAGAAAGTATACTGGTCCGGTATTCCTTATTTAGCCGTTTATCAAGGCTACAAGAAATTAAGAGCCTTTAATACAAAGACCGGTGCAATTGCGTATGCGAAGGGTTTTGCGAACAGTACCGTTCAAACGAGCGAAGGCCGTAAAATTTTCAGCAATACCAAAAGCCTAGTTTATATGGGATGGAATGGCAGTGCTACAAGTGCAACGATTATCAGCCATGTCGCTAATACGCAAGGATTGTCGATTGACTCCCCTACTTGGTTTGAGCTCTCCGCTGCGGATGGATCAATGATCGACACTTCAGATCAAGTAGTCGTAGACACTTTCAAAGAACAAGGAATTAAAGTAATGCCGCTCGTTCATAATCAATTTAACAAAAAAATGACGACGGAATTTTTAAAGAACAACACCGCCCAGCAAACATTCATTAAGGCGCTTGTAGCGAAGCTTACTCAGCTCGGTGTTGCAGGCATCAATCTTGATTTCGAAGAGGTCGCTGGAACGGATCGGGCTGCCTATACCGTCTTTGTTACAGCACTTTCTAAAGCCGTGCATGACAAAGGTATGCAAATATCTATCGATTTGCCACGCGGCAGCTTAAGCTGGAATGATAGAACCGCTTACGACCATACCGCTCTATCAGCAGTCGTCGATACGATTATCATTATGGCTTATGATGAGCATTGGAAAGGAAGCGAGGTGCCTGGTTCTGTTGCTGGCCTCAACTGGGTTGAAGAAGGCGTTAAGCAATTTTTGAGCTATGGCATTCCGCGTAACAAGCTTATGCTAGGCATTCCTTTTTACGTACGAGAATGGAAGCTTGACAGCACGAATAAGCTAGTCAGCAACCGCGCTATCTTCATGAAGGAAATTCCTAAGCTTATTGCAGATACGAACGCTCAAGGTGAGATGGACCCGGAATCTGGACAGATGAAATATAAGTATACCAAAGACGGCTTCACCTATTTATTCTGGGCTGAAACCGAAAACACGGTCAAAGCTCGTATCGATATAGCCAAAACTTACGATTTGGCTGGCGTTGCAGCTTGGCGCCTCGGTTATGAAAACTCTGATTTGTGGACAATGATGCTTCGCAATAAATAA
- a CDS encoding ATP-binding protein translates to MDRAEYIISDYLNLAKPQADQLEVIEISGFLVHTLEIMNSYGLIQNVQIHLNCNQTDLYIRADKPKLTQVILNLIKNGVEAIPDKGEVTVNAYYYKEEICIEIIDTGKGISREELEQLGTVFFTTKETGTGLGILVTFRIVEALKGKIAFHSELGMGTKVLLKFPAVDQLK, encoded by the coding sequence TTGGATAGAGCAGAGTATATTATTTCTGATTATTTGAATCTTGCTAAGCCGCAAGCAGATCAGCTGGAAGTAATCGAGATTTCCGGATTTCTGGTACATACATTGGAAATTATGAATTCTTATGGGTTAATTCAAAATGTGCAAATCCACTTAAACTGTAATCAAACGGATCTTTATATAAGGGCAGACAAACCGAAGCTGACTCAAGTGATATTAAATCTAATTAAAAATGGGGTAGAAGCGATCCCAGATAAAGGCGAAGTGACTGTCAATGCCTATTATTATAAAGAAGAAATTTGTATAGAAATTATTGATACTGGAAAGGGTATATCCAGAGAGGAATTAGAGCAGTTAGGTACCGTTTTTTTTACGACAAAGGAAACGGGGACAGGCTTAGGCATTTTGGTAACCTTTCGGATAGTCGAAGCATTAAAGGGTAAAATTGCTTTTCATAGCGAGCTCGGAATGGGGACGAAGGTATTGCTGAAATTCCCTGCCGTAGATCAATTGAAATAA
- a CDS encoding histidine kinase dimerization/phospho-acceptor domain-containing protein, with protein MAYPVYVMGNFHGDLRSIPLIVLIIYSYEYILPGIIALAAAIIYCLCMGGDDVFLSTATLLLSVGPCFFFLKSLRKKQAARRMLICMNLSIYSVIVFILSFFVYLEINSYTNEIHSDCIFIISILAAASFIGMGVSILLKEHFIETAYLKNELERSEKLKIVSQIAASVAHEVRNPLTVVKGFLQLLKESVDDKKRIT; from the coding sequence ATGGCTTATCCTGTTTATGTGATGGGCAACTTTCATGGCGATTTAAGAAGTATTCCTTTAATTGTTCTGATCATTTATAGCTACGAGTACATTTTACCTGGCATTATTGCCCTAGCTGCTGCCATCATATACTGCTTGTGTATGGGAGGAGATGATGTCTTCCTTTCTACAGCAACATTGTTGCTAAGTGTGGGGCCGTGTTTCTTTTTTTTAAAGTCGTTGCGTAAAAAACAAGCTGCCAGACGCATGCTGATTTGTATGAACTTATCGATTTATTCCGTTATTGTGTTCATTTTATCTTTTTTTGTCTATCTCGAGATTAACTCCTACACAAACGAGATTCATTCAGACTGTATTTTTATCATTTCGATTTTAGCTGCAGCATCATTTATTGGAATGGGTGTCTCTATATTACTGAAAGAGCATTTTATCGAAACGGCATATTTGAAAAATGAGCTGGAGCGTAGTGAAAAATTGAAGATCGTAAGTCAAATTGCTGCTTCTGTTGCTCACGAGGTGCGAAATCCTCTGACGGTAGTGAAAGGATTTTTACAGTTGTTGAAGGAATCTGTAGATGACAAAAAAAGGATTACTTGA